One region of Flavobacterium sp. GSB-24 genomic DNA includes:
- the gldN gene encoding gliding motility protein GldN: MKVRNFLIAVVSIAGGFASNAQSNLLNAKTPDQIGLKTPAQLISDNDKPLAYGYVDDRDILMGKTTWEIIDLNEKINFPLYFPVDTANIGANRRSLYDVLTKAIKGGKVTEVYTDSYFNTKKSMKDIEGSLSRIDTTDAGRELINQYPDDYKSRVVKKKVVTGKGKNKSVSYVEETVGPTRTVPAEYILKQDLTAADVTQYKIKGYWYFDKRQSELKYRLLGICPVTPDVYTMNSDEKDYIELFWVFFPNAREALHEAKAFNDNNSALPISFDQILNSRRFNAVVYKEENLYGDRAISDYMKDNAQNQLLESERVKEKIRNFEQDMWNY; encoded by the coding sequence ATGAAAGTAAGAAATTTTTTAATAGCCGTTGTTTCTATCGCTGGAGGTTTTGCTTCTAATGCGCAATCTAATTTGCTTAACGCAAAAACGCCTGATCAGATTGGACTTAAAACTCCTGCTCAACTTATATCTGATAATGATAAGCCTTTGGCTTATGGTTATGTAGATGATAGAGATATTTTGATGGGAAAAACTACTTGGGAAATCATTGATTTAAATGAAAAAATCAACTTTCCATTATACTTTCCTGTAGATACAGCTAATATTGGTGCTAATAGACGTTCTCTTTATGACGTTTTGACTAAAGCTATTAAAGGTGGAAAAGTAACAGAAGTGTATACTGATAGTTATTTTAATACCAAAAAATCTATGAAAGATATCGAAGGATCATTATCTCGTATTGATACAACAGATGCAGGTAGAGAGTTAATTAACCAATATCCAGATGACTACAAATCACGTGTTGTGAAGAAAAAAGTAGTAACGGGTAAAGGTAAAAATAAAAGTGTTTCTTATGTTGAAGAAACAGTTGGACCAACAAGAACGGTTCCTGCTGAATACATTTTGAAACAAGATCTTACGGCTGCAGATGTTACTCAGTATAAAATTAAAGGATACTGGTATTTTGATAAACGTCAAAGTGAATTGAAATATCGTTTACTTGGAATTTGTCCAGTAACTCCAGACGTTTATACAATGAATAGTGATGAAAAGGATTATATTGAATTATTTTGGGTATTCTTCCCAAATGCCAGAGAAGCTCTGCATGAAGCAAAAGCTTTCAATGATAACAATTCAGCTCTTCCAATCTCATTTGATCAGATTTTAAATTCAAGACGTTTTAATGCTGTTGTTTACAAAGAAGAGAATCTTTATGGAGACAGAGCTATTAGCGATTACATGAAAGACAATGCTCAAAATCAATTGTTAGAATCTGAAAGAGTGAAAGAGAAAATTCGCAATTTCGAACAAGATATGTGGAACTACTAA
- a CDS encoding diacylglycerol kinase family protein produces the protein MKKNILFIVNPISGDLDKSDLIESVEEFASTHHFNLEVYETTGKNDLKAIQTIYKQHNPERIVVAGGDGTIKMVAEAMEDHDVIIGILPAGSANGLSVDLDLPAGIEENLKIAFLNNYIEMDMICINGKKSIHLSDLGLNANLVKNYEESDVRGFWGYALQAFTTLKEAEEPFVATITANNKTVQHVARMIVVANSQKYGTGVIINPNGSMNDGKFELVILKSLDLLLIGKIITGNMPIDSDDIVIISTDKATIETDYPVNFQIDGEYCGAQKSLEIHILHKQMKLAVP, from the coding sequence TTGAAAAAGAATATACTATTTATTGTAAATCCGATATCTGGAGATCTAGACAAATCGGATTTAATTGAATCTGTTGAAGAATTTGCGTCGACACATCATTTTAATCTGGAGGTTTATGAAACCACAGGAAAAAACGATTTAAAAGCAATACAAACTATATATAAGCAGCATAATCCTGAACGAATTGTTGTAGCAGGAGGCGATGGAACTATAAAAATGGTTGCAGAAGCAATGGAAGATCACGACGTCATAATCGGTATTCTGCCAGCTGGCTCTGCAAACGGACTTTCGGTAGATCTAGATCTTCCGGCTGGAATCGAAGAGAACCTTAAAATAGCCTTTTTAAACAACTATATCGAAATGGACATGATTTGCATCAATGGCAAAAAAAGTATTCATTTAAGCGATCTTGGTTTAAACGCAAACTTGGTAAAAAACTACGAAGAAAGTGATGTGAGGGGTTTTTGGGGATATGCATTACAAGCTTTTACAACTCTTAAAGAGGCAGAAGAACCATTTGTAGCAACTATTACGGCAAACAACAAAACAGTTCAGCACGTTGCAAGAATGATTGTAGTTGCCAACTCGCAGAAATATGGAACAGGAGTAATCATAAATCCTAATGGTTCTATGAATGACGGAAAGTTTGAATTGGTAATTTTAAAAAGCCTGGATTTACTTTTAATTGGAAAAATTATTACGGGAAATATGCCAATCGATTCTGATGATATTGTCATTATTTCAACAGACAAAGCCACTATAGAAACAGATTATCCAGTAAATTTTCAGATTGACGGAGAATATTGCGGGGCACAGAAATCTTTAGAAATTCATATTTTGCACAAGCAAATGAAATTGGCTGTTCCTTAG
- the abc-f gene encoding ribosomal protection-like ABC-F family protein: MLNIHNLSVSFGGTYLFEEVTFRLGAGDRVGLVGKNGAGKSTMLKMLAGDFKPDSGVISQEKDIRMGFLRQDIDFEQGRTVLEEAYEAFTEIKIVEKKLEEINHQLVTRTDYESEEYSQIIEDLSDYTHRFELLGGYNYVGDTEKILLGLGFKREVFNNQTETFSGGWRMRIELAKLLLQSNDVLLLDEPTNHLDIESIIWLESFLRNYPGVVVIVSHDKMFLDNVTNRTIEISLGKAYDFNKPYSQYLELRHEIREKQLATQKNQAKKIEETEKLIEKFRAKASKASMAQSLIKKLDKVERIEVDEDDNSVMNISFPVSKEPGKVVIEAENVTKSYGDKTILKDISLLVERGSKIAFVGQNGQGKSTFIKALVNEFEYEGNIKLGHNVQLGYFAQNQAEYLDGEITLLQTMENAATDTNRMKVRDMLGSFLFRGDDVEKKVKVLSGGERNRLALCKLLLQPINVLLMDEPTNHLDIKSKNVLKAALQKFGGTLLLVSHDRDFLQGMSNIVYEFKDQKIREYLGDINFFLEQRNLENMREVEKKDVVKTTAPKENNKISYEDQKKGKALQNRLSKIESQIQQLEKDIQHDDKLLASNYDKHIEDASFFTAYNKKKKDLDQLLLDWEVVQEEIDNFSA, translated from the coding sequence ATGCTTAACATACACAATCTTTCGGTTTCTTTTGGAGGAACATATTTATTTGAAGAAGTTACTTTTCGTTTAGGTGCAGGAGACCGAGTTGGTCTTGTGGGTAAAAACGGAGCAGGTAAATCTACAATGCTTAAAATGCTGGCAGGAGATTTTAAACCAGACTCAGGAGTTATTTCGCAAGAGAAAGATATCAGAATGGGTTTTCTACGTCAGGATATTGATTTTGAGCAGGGAAGAACTGTGCTGGAAGAAGCATATGAGGCTTTTACAGAGATCAAAATTGTAGAAAAGAAATTAGAAGAAATCAATCATCAATTGGTTACAAGAACCGATTATGAGAGTGAAGAATACAGCCAGATTATCGAAGACTTATCTGATTATACACATCGCTTTGAGCTTTTAGGCGGTTATAATTATGTTGGAGATACAGAGAAAATCCTTTTAGGTTTAGGTTTTAAAAGAGAAGTCTTTAATAATCAAACCGAAACATTTTCTGGAGGTTGGAGAATGCGTATCGAATTGGCAAAATTACTTTTGCAGTCAAATGACGTATTGCTTCTAGATGAGCCAACCAACCACTTAGATATCGAAAGTATTATTTGGTTAGAGAGTTTTCTTCGTAATTATCCTGGCGTTGTGGTGATTGTATCACACGATAAAATGTTTTTGGATAATGTTACCAACCGAACAATCGAAATTTCTTTAGGAAAAGCATACGACTTTAATAAACCCTATTCTCAATATTTAGAATTACGCCATGAAATTCGCGAAAAGCAATTAGCAACTCAAAAAAATCAGGCGAAAAAAATTGAAGAAACAGAAAAATTAATCGAGAAATTCCGTGCCAAAGCTTCAAAAGCTTCGATGGCTCAGTCGTTGATTAAAAAATTAGATAAAGTAGAAAGAATCGAAGTTGATGAAGATGATAACTCTGTAATGAACATCTCTTTCCCAGTTTCAAAAGAGCCGGGGAAAGTTGTAATCGAAGCAGAAAATGTTACCAAAAGCTACGGAGACAAAACGATTCTAAAAGATATTAGTTTATTGGTAGAAAGAGGCAGTAAAATTGCATTTGTTGGACAAAACGGACAAGGGAAATCTACTTTCATCAAAGCATTGGTAAACGAATTTGAGTACGAAGGAAACATCAAATTAGGGCATAATGTTCAATTGGGTTACTTCGCACAAAATCAGGCCGAATACTTAGATGGCGAAATCACTTTGCTGCAAACTATGGAAAATGCTGCGACTGATACAAATCGTATGAAAGTTCGTGACATGTTAGGTTCATTTTTATTCCGTGGAGATGATGTGGAGAAAAAAGTGAAAGTACTTTCTGGAGGAGAACGTAACCGTTTGGCACTTTGTAAATTACTATTACAACCAATTAACGTATTGCTGATGGATGAGCCGACAAACCACTTAGATATCAAATCTAAAAATGTTTTAAAAGCCGCACTTCAAAAATTTGGAGGAACACTATTATTGGTTTCTCACGACAGGGATTTCCTTCAAGGAATGTCAAACATTGTTTACGAATTCAAAGATCAAAAAATCAGAGAATATTTGGGAGACATCAACTTTTTCTTAGAACAGCGTAATCTAGAAAACATGCGCGAGGTTGAGAAAAAAGATGTTGTAAAAACAACAGCTCCAAAAGAAAATAACAAAATATCGTACGAAGACCAGAAAAAAGGAAAAGCACTTCAAAACAGATTAAGTAAAATTGAAAGTCAGATTCAGCAATTAGAAAAAGACATTCAGCACGACGATAAACTGCTGGCTTCTAATTATGATAAACATATAGAAGACGCCTCATTTTTTACAGCTTACAACAAAAAGAAAAAAGATTTAGATCAGTTACTTTTAGATTGGGAAGTCGTTCAAGAAGAAATTGATAATTTTAGTGCATAA
- a CDS encoding GNAT family N-acetyltransferase, whose amino-acid sequence MNTTYSFQIYKSASLLPVEWNLLAADNIFLTREYLEVLENSSPVNMTCHFIGIFEEEKLIGIVLTQFLFAEKLESFGERDKCLKTSVRNFALKNFASHVLFIGNNMLTGQNAFVFDKNIKQSKAIKTLHKAINQLKKDLKESGKKVHITSIKDFTAKEIEPLQAEFKNNYTFSTQPNMIFEIPKNWETEQDYIDALSKKYRDQYKRARKKSDGILKQKMFLDDIKKYEDVIYDLYFHVAKNAPFNTFFLARNHFSFFKEIMGENFLLYGYFLDEKLIGFNTLIKNGDVMDTYFLGYDESVQREKMLYLNMLYDMIAYSIKKGFREIVFARTALEIKSSVGAKPVKMYGLITHSNALINHNISRFFNYLEPKTEWQERNPFK is encoded by the coding sequence TTGAATACAACCTATTCTTTCCAGATTTACAAAAGCGCTTCATTACTGCCTGTAGAATGGAATTTGCTTGCTGCTGATAATATTTTTTTAACGCGAGAATATCTCGAAGTTCTGGAAAACTCTTCTCCAGTTAATATGACTTGTCATTTTATCGGAATTTTTGAAGAAGAAAAACTGATTGGAATTGTTTTAACGCAGTTTTTATTTGCCGAAAAACTAGAATCGTTTGGGGAGCGTGATAAATGCTTAAAAACATCTGTTCGAAATTTTGCTTTAAAGAATTTTGCATCGCATGTTTTATTCATTGGCAATAATATGCTTACTGGTCAGAATGCTTTTGTTTTTGATAAAAATATCAAGCAGTCAAAAGCTATTAAAACACTTCATAAAGCTATCAATCAGCTTAAAAAAGATTTAAAGGAAAGCGGAAAAAAAGTTCATATAACGAGTATAAAAGATTTTACTGCGAAAGAAATAGAACCTTTACAAGCTGAATTCAAAAATAACTATACGTTTTCGACACAGCCGAATATGATTTTTGAAATTCCTAAAAATTGGGAAACAGAACAAGATTATATTGATGCTTTATCTAAAAAATACCGTGACCAATACAAACGCGCCCGAAAAAAATCTGACGGTATCTTGAAACAAAAAATGTTTTTAGATGACATTAAAAAATATGAAGATGTTATTTATGACTTGTATTTTCACGTTGCCAAAAACGCTCCTTTCAATACTTTTTTTCTAGCTCGAAATCATTTTAGCTTTTTTAAAGAAATAATGGGTGAGAACTTTTTGCTATATGGTTATTTTTTAGACGAAAAATTAATTGGTTTCAACACTTTGATTAAAAACGGCGATGTAATGGACACCTACTTTTTAGGCTATGATGAAAGTGTACAGCGCGAAAAAATGCTGTACTTAAATATGCTGTACGACATGATTGCCTATTCTATTAAAAAAGGTTTCAGAGAAATTGTTTTTGCTAGAACGGCACTTGAAATTAAAAGTTCTGTTGGAGCAAAACCTGTAAAAATGTATGGTTTAATTACACATAGCAATGCATTGATTAACCATAACATTTCTAGGTTTTTTAATTATCTGGAACCAAAAACAGAATGGCAGGAAAGAAATCCTTTTAAATAA
- the gldN gene encoding gliding motility protein GldN: MKIRNFLIAIVSIAGGLASNAQSNLLNAKTADQIGIKTPAQMVSDNDKPLAYGYVDDRDILMGKTTWEIIDLNEKINFPLYFPVDTANIGPDRRSLYDVLTKAIKNGRITEVYADSYFNTKKSLKDIEGALSRVDTTDAGRELINQYPDDYKTRVVKKKIVTGTGKNKKVTYEDRTVGPTRTVPAEYILKQDLTAADVSQYKIKGFWYFDKRQSELKYRLLGICPVTPDVYTMNSDEKDYIELFWVFFPNAREVLHEAKAFNDQNSALPISFDQILNSRRFNAVIYKEENMYGDREIKDYIRDDAQSQLLESERLKEKIRNFEQDMWNY; the protein is encoded by the coding sequence ATGAAAATAAGAAATTTTTTAATAGCTATTGTTTCCATCGCTGGAGGCTTAGCTTCTAATGCGCAGTCTAATTTACTTAATGCAAAAACTGCAGATCAGATAGGAATTAAAACACCTGCACAGATGGTATCTGATAACGATAAGCCCCTTGCTTATGGTTATGTAGATGATAGAGATATTTTGATGGGGAAAACTACTTGGGAAATCATTGACTTAAATGAAAAAATCAACTTTCCATTATATTTTCCTGTTGATACTGCTAACATTGGCCCTGATAGACGCTCACTTTACGATGTTTTGACGAAAGCTATAAAGAATGGTAGAATAACGGAAGTTTATGCAGACAGTTATTTTAATACAAAGAAATCTTTAAAAGACATTGAAGGGGCATTATCTCGTGTAGATACAACAGATGCAGGTAGAGAATTAATCAATCAATATCCAGATGACTACAAAACACGTGTGGTTAAGAAAAAGATTGTTACTGGTACGGGAAAGAACAAAAAAGTAACGTATGAAGATCGAACAGTTGGACCAACTAGAACTGTTCCTGCTGAATATATATTGAAGCAAGATCTTACTGCAGCAGATGTTAGTCAATATAAAATTAAAGGATTTTGGTATTTTGATAAACGTCAGAGTGAATTGAAATATCGTTTACTTGGCATTTGTCCGGTAACCCCAGATGTTTATACCATGAATAGTGACGAGAAGGATTACATTGAATTGTTTTGGGTATTTTTCCCGAATGCGAGGGAAGTTTTACACGAGGCTAAAGCCTTTAATGATCAAAATTCAGCACTTCCAATTTCATTTGATCAAATATTGAATTCGAGAAGATTTAATGCGGTTATTTATAAAGAAGAGAATATGTACGGAGATCGTGAGATCAAAGATTATATTCGTGACGATGCACAGAGTCAGTTATTAGAATCAGAAAGATTAAAAGAAAAGATACGTAATTTCGAGCAAGATATGTGGAATTACTAA
- a CDS encoding DUF983 domain-containing protein, producing the protein MLKKGSKLNSILTGSCPKCQKESMYEDKNPLHLTKVLKMNEKCSHCGFKYQIEPSFFYGAMYVSYGLNVAVGIAAFIVSFVFFGATIEQSFVSIILTLVVLFPFVLRLSRNLYINMFVSYDPKAGQK; encoded by the coding sequence ATGTTAAAAAAAGGATCCAAACTAAATAGTATTTTAACAGGAAGTTGTCCAAAATGCCAAAAAGAAAGCATGTATGAAGACAAAAATCCGCTTCATTTGACTAAAGTTCTAAAAATGAACGAAAAATGCAGTCATTGTGGATTTAAATATCAAATTGAACCTTCGTTTTTTTATGGCGCAATGTATGTAAGCTACGGACTAAATGTAGCTGTTGGAATTGCCGCATTTATTGTTTCTTTTGTCTTTTTTGGAGCTACTATCGAACAATCGTTTGTATCAATTATTCTGACTTTAGTGGTTTTATTTCCTTTTGTGCTGCGCCTCTCTAGAAACTTATATATAAATATGTTTGTTTCTTATGATCCTAAGGCCGGTCAGAAATAA
- a CDS encoding App1 family protein has product MKPILQLYRGYANEQELIVMGHVLRREHNYDFEKKKLKNATSILKLFRIKTIKNFDVYLHYNEEIIHTKTLDDGYFKFCIPLEKETHFGWMPYEVSLKYNDIKTSCKGSFIRPHKGKLGIISDIDDTFLISHTNNFFRKIYILLFRNVNDRKVFKDVVSHYQALSQSGRENPEEANAFFYVSSSEWNLYRFIAKFTRINKLPKAVVLLKDIKRGITDFFMSGRGNHDHKFEKIKHVVEFYPTLKYILMGDDSQHDPVLYERICKIFPVTVIAVYIRQTGKYQKKEVQKILKNLESLNVSVCYFKDSSKAIEHSRSIGIIK; this is encoded by the coding sequence ATGAAACCAATTCTACAATTATATCGAGGTTATGCAAATGAGCAAGAATTAATTGTGATGGGGCATGTTTTAAGAAGAGAACACAATTACGATTTTGAAAAAAAGAAGTTAAAAAATGCCACCTCGATTCTCAAATTATTCCGAATAAAAACCATTAAAAATTTTGATGTTTATCTTCATTATAATGAGGAAATAATTCACACCAAAACTTTAGATGATGGTTATTTTAAATTTTGTATTCCGCTTGAAAAGGAAACGCATTTTGGCTGGATGCCTTATGAAGTAAGCCTGAAATACAATGACATAAAAACGAGCTGCAAAGGCAGTTTTATAAGACCCCATAAAGGCAAACTCGGAATTATATCAGATATCGATGATACTTTTTTGATCTCGCACACCAATAATTTCTTTAGAAAAATCTATATTTTACTTTTTAGAAATGTAAACGACAGAAAGGTCTTTAAAGATGTTGTTTCGCATTATCAGGCGTTGAGCCAGTCAGGAAGAGAGAATCCAGAAGAGGCAAATGCTTTTTTCTATGTTTCGAGCAGTGAATGGAATTTATATCGATTTATTGCAAAATTTACCCGAATTAATAAACTGCCAAAGGCGGTTGTGCTGCTTAAAGATATCAAAAGAGGAATTACGGATTTTTTTATGAGCGGAAGAGGGAATCACGATCATAAATTTGAAAAAATAAAACACGTTGTAGAATTCTACCCTACTCTCAAATATATTTTAATGGGCGATGATTCCCAGCATGATCCTGTATTGTATGAACGAATCTGCAAAATATTTCCCGTTACCGTGATCGCTGTTTACATTAGGCAGACTGGTAAATATCAGAAAAAAGAAGTTCAAAAAATTCTTAAAAACCTTGAAAGCCTAAATGTCTCAGTTTGCTATTTTAAAGACAGCAGTAAAGCGATTGAGCATTCGAGGTCTATTGGGATCATTAAGTAG
- a CDS encoding PRC-barrel domain-containing protein, giving the protein MENKHRNLYRLDELSDYKIASNYSDVRGWKIVDADNRTIGTIDNLWVNKDMQRVVYLDVKIDKTLIDDSRNEVHDAIANDNGKEFIYQDGDSHIIVPIGSVSINKDTKTVMANTIGYDTFRHTSRYSRQHNFDRNYERSVMKSYYPENDSSFLSDDDTFYNRREFDSK; this is encoded by the coding sequence ATGGAAAATAAACATAGAAATTTATACAGACTCGACGAACTTTCTGATTATAAGATTGCTTCCAATTATTCAGACGTAAGAGGATGGAAAATTGTAGATGCTGATAACCGCACTATAGGTACAATTGATAATCTGTGGGTTAATAAAGATATGCAGCGCGTTGTCTACTTAGACGTAAAAATCGATAAAACATTAATAGACGATAGCCGAAATGAAGTACACGATGCAATAGCAAACGACAATGGAAAGGAATTTATCTATCAAGATGGAGACAGTCACATTATTGTACCTATTGGATCTGTTAGCATTAATAAAGACACGAAAACTGTAATGGCCAATACCATAGGATATGATACATTTAGACATACAAGCAGATATAGCAGACAGCATAATTTTGACAGAAATTACGAAAGAAGTGTAATGAAATCTTATTATCCTGAAAATGATTCCAGCTTTCTATCAGATGATGATACTTTTTATAACCGCAGGGAATTTGACAGCAAATAG
- a CDS encoding DUF1761 domain-containing protein, whose protein sequence is MEINFVALLLAAIVTLVVGFIWYNPKVFGTIWMKENNLTQEELRKGSMIKIFGLTYIFSLMITMTLMSLTIHQSGAVGMVGGPPLIDSAKPSFAAFMADYGMAYRTFKHGALHGFMSGLFFAFPLIGINGLFERKSWKYIFIHAGYWIVTLTLMGGIICGFA, encoded by the coding sequence ATGGAAATTAACTTCGTTGCACTTCTTTTAGCAGCAATTGTCACTCTTGTTGTTGGATTTATTTGGTATAATCCGAAAGTATTCGGAACGATCTGGATGAAAGAAAATAATCTTACTCAAGAAGAATTAAGAAAAGGCAGTATGATTAAAATCTTTGGATTAACGTACATTTTTTCTTTAATGATTACGATGACTTTAATGTCGTTGACAATTCATCAGTCTGGCGCGGTGGGTATGGTTGGCGGACCACCGTTAATTGACAGTGCAAAACCATCATTCGCTGCTTTTATGGCAGATTACGGAATGGCGTACAGAACTTTCAAACACGGCGCGCTTCACGGATTTATGTCTGGGTTGTTTTTTGCGTTTCCCCTAATTGGAATTAATGGTTTGTTTGAAAGAAAATCTTGGAAATACATATTTATTCACGCTGGTTATTGGATAGTTACGCTGACTTTAATGGGCGGAATTATCTGCGGTTTCGCATAA
- a CDS encoding thiopeptide-type bacteriocin biosynthesis protein yields the protein MQRNFCLGSEWLYYKIYTGAKTTDLILLEKLYPAILQLKKKKIIQKWFFIRYQDNDTHFRIRFLLENKKDLSKLINMLYPILNDLLQKNLAWKIQTDTYKREIERYGETTVEDSEFLFWKDSEMMIKYISLKKTFQKKEMALLFSFCSIDSLLNSFYLSASEKFSLMQTLQHLFKEEFEADKILKKELDKKYRELSNEVKYYIKGQNRSNIPDFYELIEEKQNQTAEKILEIKNAIQIDLYDFLASHIHMMINRQYTSNQRMYELIIYDHLYRYYKTLNYEKKHSLKANTT from the coding sequence ATGCAGAGAAATTTTTGTTTAGGGAGTGAATGGCTTTACTATAAAATTTACACAGGAGCGAAAACAACAGATCTTATTTTACTTGAAAAATTATATCCTGCTATTTTACAATTAAAAAAGAAAAAAATCATTCAAAAATGGTTCTTCATTCGATACCAAGATAATGACACACATTTTAGAATCCGATTTTTATTGGAAAACAAAAAAGATCTATCAAAATTAATTAATATGCTTTATCCAATTCTGAATGATCTGCTTCAGAAAAATTTAGCGTGGAAAATTCAAACGGATACTTATAAAAGAGAAATAGAAAGATACGGCGAAACCACTGTTGAAGATTCCGAATTTTTATTTTGGAAGGATAGTGAAATGATGATTAAATATATTTCGCTAAAGAAAACATTTCAAAAAAAAGAAATGGCACTTTTATTTAGTTTTTGCTCGATCGACTCTCTTTTAAATTCTTTTTATTTATCTGCGTCAGAGAAGTTCAGTCTAATGCAAACTTTACAGCACTTGTTTAAGGAAGAATTTGAGGCAGATAAAATATTAAAAAAAGAACTTGATAAAAAATACAGAGAATTATCTAACGAAGTAAAGTATTATATAAAAGGACAAAATAGATCTAATATCCCTGATTTTTACGAATTAATTGAAGAAAAACAAAATCAAACCGCAGAGAAAATCTTAGAAATAAAAAATGCAATTCAAATCGATCTTTATGACTTTTTAGCAAGTCATATACATATGATGATTAACCGCCAATATACCTCTAATCAAAGAATGTATGAGCTTATTATTTATGATCATCTCTACAGATATTATAAAACTTTAAATTACGAAAAAAAACATTCCCTCAAAGCTAATACTACTTAA
- a CDS encoding FAD-binding oxidoreductase, producing the protein MLDYLIVGSGLAGISFAETALKNNKTILVLDNKSQNSSRVAGGLYNPVILKRFSEVWKAQEQLVLMNEFYDQVEDKLREKFNFKMPVLRKFFSIEEQNNWFAASDKINLAPFLSTKLITKKYNSIDSPFDYGEVLHTGYVKTALLLDSYREYLLENNLLLEDSFHSSFLEILDSGIQYKNIKARHIIFAEGFGMHKNPYFSYLPLDGTKGELFIIKAPKLNIDVIVNTSVFILPLGGNLFKVGATYNWQDKTDTPTEEGKQELLERIKEIITCDFEIVKHFGGVRPTVSDRRPLLGTHEVYKSLHILNGLGTRGVMLGPAMAKALYDHIENNIPIDREADIKRFHKRYLKSIISDRP; encoded by the coding sequence ATGCTTGATTATTTAATCGTCGGATCTGGATTGGCTGGAATTTCTTTTGCCGAAACTGCACTTAAAAACAATAAAACTATTTTGGTTTTGGATAACAAATCGCAAAACTCATCTAGAGTAGCAGGAGGTTTGTACAATCCTGTTATTCTAAAGCGTTTTAGTGAAGTGTGGAAGGCACAAGAACAATTAGTTCTCATGAATGAATTCTATGACCAGGTAGAAGATAAATTAAGAGAGAAATTCAATTTTAAAATGCCGGTTTTAAGAAAGTTCTTTTCAATTGAAGAGCAGAACAACTGGTTTGCAGCTTCTGATAAAATTAATTTGGCACCTTTCCTATCTACCAAATTAATTACTAAGAAATATAATAGTATCGATTCTCCTTTTGATTATGGAGAGGTTTTGCATACTGGTTATGTTAAGACTGCTTTATTATTAGATAGTTATAGAGAATATTTGCTTGAAAATAATTTATTACTTGAGGATTCTTTTCACAGCAGTTTCCTAGAGATTTTAGATTCTGGAATTCAATATAAAAATATAAAAGCGCGTCATATTATTTTTGCAGAAGGTTTCGGAATGCATAAAAATCCTTATTTCAGTTACCTGCCTCTGGATGGTACAAAAGGAGAATTATTTATTATAAAAGCACCAAAATTAAATATTGATGTAATTGTAAATACCAGTGTTTTCATTTTACCGCTGGGTGGAAATTTGTTCAAAGTAGGTGCGACGTACAATTGGCAGGATAAAACAGATACACCCACAGAAGAAGGTAAACAAGAACTTCTAGAGCGTATAAAAGAAATTATTACGTGTGATTTTGAAATTGTAAAGCACTTTGGAGGAGTACGACCTACCGTTTCGGATAGAAGACCTCTTTTGGGAACACATGAAGTTTATAAATCACTACACATCCTCAACGGACTTGGTACTCGCGGCGTAATGCTGGGCCCGGCAATGGCTAAAGCTTTATACGATCATATCGAAAACAATATTCCTATAGATCGCGAAGCAGATATTAAGCGATTTCATAAAAGATATTTAAAAAGTATTATTTCTGACCGGCCTTAG